Proteins from one Bufo gargarizans isolate SCDJY-AF-19 chromosome 8, ASM1485885v1, whole genome shotgun sequence genomic window:
- the LOC122944593 gene encoding E3 ubiquitin/ISG15 ligase TRIM25-like, producing MASADLRAELDCSICLSLYTDPVSLRCGHNFCRSCIVSALDAQKAAGVYSCPDCRAEYPGRPALEKNRKLRNIVERFLSAQPDMEETRIFCTYCTKSPVPAVRTCLQCETSMCHEHLGAHNKSVDHSLIEPTVSFLHRKCSTHKEVLKYYCPMDAACICVSCWVAGDHKGHDVELLDVASEKEKEKLRKYLEELNPQKAEIQSKLQNLQDRQRNIQEKASDKRKKVRKLFMDIKEQLEMAEKKALSEISRQEEKIVSQISDLIKKLEIEEDELSRKMRHVEEMCHVTDPIRLLQESDITVCGHGDDEDTGRDGGEGRSEDDLDEVLISLTLHRSIRDIVTNVTSELGLHVPDILLDEDTAYEYVEISEDLKTATASKDKQDRPESPGRFLYWDQVLSRCVLSSGRHYWEVEWNLKGRCDIGLSYPSIEREGEESSIMYNDKSWCLYMSGAECGVYHDSDGSPLSVDTTCPRLGVFLDYEAGRLSFYQLCDPIRHLHTFTASFSEPLHVVFWLWSGASVRIIS from the coding sequence ATGGCGTCTGCTGATCTGAGGGCCGAGCTGGACTGCTCCATCTGCCTGAGCCTCTATACAGACCCCGTATCCCTGAGATGTGGACACAACTTCTGCCGCTCGTGTATTGTGAGTGCGCTGGATGCACAGAAGGCAGCTGGAGTGTATTCCTGTCCTGACTGCAGAGCAGAATATCCGGGGCGTCCGGCCCTGGAGAAGAACAGGAAGCTGAGGAACATAGTGGAGCGTTTCTTATCTGCTCAGCCTGACATGGAGGAGACCAGGATCTTCTGTACTTACTGTACTAAGTCTCCTGTCCCGGCTGTGAGGACATGTCTGCAGTGTGAGACCTCCATGTGCCATGAACATCTCGGAGCCCATAACAAGTCAGTGGATCACAGTCTGATTGAACCTACTGTGTCGTTTCTGCACAGAAAATGCTCCACACACAAGGAGGTGCTGAAATACTATTGTCCGATGGACGCCGCCTGTATCTGTGTGTCCTGCTGGGTGGCCGGAGACCACAAGGGACATGACGTGGAGCTACTGGACGTGGCCTCTGAGAAGGAGAAAGAGAAGCTGAGGAAATATCTGGAGGAACTAAAccctcaaaaagcagaaattcagagTAAACTTCAGAATCTGCAGGATCGTCAGAGGAATATCCAGGAGAAGGCCTCTGATAAGAGGAAGAAGGTCAGGAAGTTATTTATGGACATTAAGGAACAACTGGAAATGGCAGAAAAGAAAGCGCTGAGCGAGATCTCCAGGCAGGAGGAGAAGATTGTGTCCCAGATATCTGATCTGATCAAGAAGCTGGAAATAGAGGAGGACGAGCTGTCCAGGAAGATGCGTCACGTGGAGGAGATGTGTCATGTCACCGACCCAATAAGACTCCTACAAGAAAGTGACATTACAGTATGTGgtcatggagatgatgaggacacAGGGAGAGATGGTGGAGAGGGCAGGTCTGAGGATGATCTGGATGAGGTTCTGATCTCACTGACCTTACACCGATCTATAAGGGATATTGTCACCAATGTCACATCAGAGCTCGGGCTTCATGTTCCAGACATATTGCTGGATGAGGACACTGCTTATGAATATGTGGAGATATCAGAAGATCTGAAAACAGCAACAGCATCTAAAGATAAACAGGACAGACCAGAATCACCGGGAAGGTTCCTGTATTGGGACCAGGTGTTAAGCAGATGTGTCCTCTCCTCAGGAAGACATTACTGGGAGGTAGAGTGGAACCTGAAAGGGAGATGTGACATCGGACTGTCCTATCCCAGTATAGAAAGGGAAGGAGAGGAGTCTAGTATTATGTATAATGATAAATCTTGGTGTTTGTATATGTCTGGTGCAGAATGTGGAGTGTATCACGACTCAGAcggatcccccctcagtgtagatacaacatgtcctagaCTTGGGGTCTTCTTAGACTATGAGGCCGGGCGTCTGTCCTTCTATCAGCTGTGTGACCCCATCAGACACTTACACACCTTCACCGCCTCCTTCTCTGAACCCCTACATGTTGTCTTCTGGTTGTGGTCTGGAGCCTCTGTTAGAATAATAAGCTGA